From Dechloromonas sp. A34:
GCTGCCCGCCGCCCTTGAATGCCGGGCTCGACGTATCTCCGGCCTGGCCCGGCGCGGGGCGCTGAACGCCGTCATCCACGGCATTCGACGGCGCCGATCGCGGTGGCACCACATTCGGTTGGGCATCCGTGGCTGCAACCGGCGGTGCTGGAACCGCAGTTTTCGGTTCGCTCTCGTTACCGCAGCCCGCCACCAGTGCCAAAGCAATACCGACCACCAGATAGTTTCCCATTTAGCATAACTCCAGTTTTTGGTTGCCACGGATCACGCGTGAGACACCATCCACGTGGCGATTACTGCCGAAAGAGGCCTGGCCGCGGGCAAGGAATTGCATCCGGTGGCCGGCGCCTTGCACCCCGACGGTTGCACTCCACGCCAAGCAGCGTCAAACATAGAATGGATTCGCCAGCGAATTCACCGTGCCGCCTAATTGAACAGCAGATAAATTACTACCAGCACGATGGCCGGCACACCCAAGATCCAACCCAGCACATATTTTCCCATGATCGACGCTCCGTAAGGCTGATGTCATCTCCGATTCGAGTCGTCAGCGCAGTTGTCGCGGGCGCCCGGTGGCAGAGTGGAAAGATATCCATCGAAGGCCACTACCACAGCGTCGAGAATATGTAGAAACTCAGTGACGTTCTGTTCGATGACGCACAGAAAAAGTTTCATACGGGTAGGCCGCTACCAGTCACGCGCCGACTCTGATGCTCAGTAAGCAGCCTTGAACTGCATTTCGTTGACCTGGTGCACGCAAATCAAGGAAAGCCTGCTCAAACACGGCACGGGAAAGCAGCTCGCCGAAGAGAGTGCGGCGAGCACCGTCAACAAGGATCGCGCGCAACATGGCGAGGCCGAGCGGGTGGCATACCCCCCGAACGTCGGCACCCCGCGCAACACCGGCCGCTCAACTGAGCCAGCACCAACGGCGGCTTTGGTCGATTTCCGATCTGTCGAGCGAATGTCGCGACCGGTGTTTGTTATCGGCTTTTAGCCGGTCTTGTATGGCAAGTGATAAGTCGGTGCGGGCGCTCTGCGCCATAGGTGTCTGCAATTTCTTGAGGAAAAAAGCAAGGGCAGCTGCCTATCGCGAGCCGGCGCTGACCGCGAGATAAATCTCCCGCAGGAAAAGGGAGAGCGCTGCGATCATCGATCCCATTGCCAGAATGAACAGCGCGGCAACCAGCCGCGTGAGATCAGCAGCCATCAGCGCGCCAATAAATGCTCCTGCCACGACAAAGCAAACCAGAAGTGCGGCAATGACCGCGAACAAGATCGCCAGGTAAATCAGGTGGCGACGCCTTGCCAACAACAGCAGTTCTAGGCTGTCCGCGATAGCCATTTCACTGTTTGCATGCATCTCAGTCACCACCCGGCGCCTGTCGATAATTCGGCCAAGGCGGGTATTCATTCCGCCAATCAAGGTCGAGATCGCGGTGAGAAGAAATACCGGCGCCACAGAAAGCTGGATGACGTGCGCGATATCGGTGAGGTGAGTTTCCATAAGTCCTGGTGCCTTCGTTTGATTTTTCAATCATACGGCCGAACTCCCGGCGCGGGGCCAGCGAGCGTTTTCCTATGCGTAGCTATCGGCTTCGGCCTGCAGCCAATTCTTGAAAGCGCTGACCACGGGGCGTTCGGCAATGGCTTGGGGAATGACGAGATAGTAGGCGTAGGCCGAAGGCAGGGTAGTGGCAAACGGGATCAACAGGCGCCCGGCGGTTACTTCGGCTTCCACCTGCGGCCTGAGAGCGAGGGCCACGCCCTGGCCTTCGACCGCCGCCTCCTGGGCCAGGATGGAATTAGAAAAGCGCGGGCCGCGCTCGATGTCGACGCCGCTGACCCCGGCGAGCTTGAACCACTCATGCCAGCTTGGCCGCTGCTCCGGGTCGGGAATCGATTCGTCGTGGATCAGGATCTGATCGATCAGATCGTCGGGCGTGCGTAGCGGCGCTTCACCGTCCAGCAGGCGCGGGCTGCAGACCAGCACATAGTCCGGCGTCAGTATTTTCTCCACCTGATAACCGGGATAGTTGCCGGTGCCAAAGCGGATTGCCACTTCACTGGCTTCATGGCGCGGGTCGCTGGCTTCGACGGTCATCTCGAGCGCCGTCTGCGGGCCATCGATATTTTCCGGATTGCTCGAAATGCGGATCGCGACCTCGGCATGGGCCAGGGAAAAACGGGCCAGTCGGGGCACCAGCCAGCGCGTGGCGAACGAGGGCGGGGCGGTGACATTCAGGGCCAGGCTGGCGCTGCGCCGGGTGCTCTCGATGGCGGCGGCGAAACTGTCCATGCCATCCCTGACCTTGGGATACATCGCCAGACCTTCGTCGGTCAGTTGCAGCGCCTTCGGCAGGCGTTGAAACAGCGAAAAGCCTAGATAGGTTTCCAGGCTCTTGATTTGCTGGCTGACCGCGGCCGGTGTCACGTGCAACTCGTCCGCCGCCTTCCTGAAGCTGAGATGGCGGGCAGCGGCTTCAAAGGTTCGGAATGTGGAGAGCGGGGGAAGGCGATAGGCCACGATAGGTTGCCGGTGATTGATTGCGTTAAGTTTATCTAATGTGGTCGATAATAAATCATTGTTTGTTGCAGTGCACCATGGGGCCTATATTTGAATCGTCACTTCCCATCAGGAAATAAAGGAGTCAGTCATGTTCCCCACCGAGATTCTTTATCGAATTTATGGCGTGCCCAGCCAGAAGCCGGCTGAATCCATCGGATACGACGCCATCTTCAAAGGCGAAGCCAGCGAACCGGCGGACATCGGCATCGGCAACTGGTTGCCCGGTTTGCGACCGGTCGAGTGCGATGTCGACACCTACTTCAAGGACGTCTTTGCCGGGCGCTACTTCTGACGCTGATTGCCAACCGCTTTTCAGCCGGAACCGGCGGGAGGCTTGTCATGATCGCACCTAAAATCCTGCCGTGGATGGCGAGCCGGGCCGGCATCGATGACGAGCAGGCCTTGCGTCTATGGCAGCGTTCCGCCGCCGAAGCCGAGCAGTCGCATGGCGGCCGGGAAGGTGCCGGCTATCACGGCGAGGCGATGAGCCGTTTCATCGATGCCCTTGCGGCGCACGGAAACCTCGATCGTGGGGCGCTCAACGGCTGAGCAGCTTTAGGTCGAAGGCCCGTTCGATCAGCCAGAGGGCGGCGACCAGCACCGTGAATAGCGAGCCCCAGACGAAAACGCCGCGCCGGTAGAACGCCGAGTGGCGCAGTACGAAGGCAAGCGGCAGAAAGCCGGCGACGATCGCCAGTTGCCCGACCTCGACCCCGAGATTGAAGCCGACCAGGGACAGCACAAGGGAATCGGCGGGCAGGCCGAGTTCGCTCAGCACGCTGGCGAAGCCGAAGCCGTGGATCAATCCGAAGCCGAAAGCCACCACCCAGCGGCGGTGCGCCACCACCGGGTAGAGGTTGTTGGCGGCGGCGAGCACGACCGAAAGGGCGATGGCCGACTCGACCAGGCGCGAGGGCAGGGCGAGCACGCCGAGGGCGGCCAGCGACAGGGTGATCGAGTGGGCGGCGGTGAACGAGGTCACCACCCAGAGCACCTCGCGCCAGGCTGCGCCGAAGCGGGCGACGCCGCGCCAGCCCTCCTTGGTGTGGACGAGAACGGCCGGCAGCAGCAGGGCGAGCAGGAACAGGATGTGGTCGAAGCCGATCCAGATGTGCCAGATGCCTTCTACCAGGTATTGCCTGAACTGCGTCAGGCGGGAGACGGCGTCCGGGCCGAAGCGCAGGGTGCCGCTGGTCGGGGATAGCACCGCGCTGTGGGTCGTGCCATCCACCGTCAGGCGCAACAGGCCGCGGTGCAGGCCATCGAGGTCGAAGAGCAGCCGGTAGCCCAGTTGCAGATCGCCCGCGGAAGCCGGGCAGGCACCGGCGAGATGGAGCACGGCATAGCCGCCGTCGGTATGGGTATCGACCTGCAGCGCCGTCAGTTTCAGGGGGCACGGTCCGCCGCGCTGCACTTCGAGGCGACTCAGCGCCCAGGCCGCGACGTTGGCTTGCCGGGTGCGCAATTCGCCCCAGGTGATTTCCCCGTTGCCGTCGCCGTCCAGGCCGATCGCGAAGTCGATGTCGCGCAAGGCGATGTCCCACTGCGCGATGACTTCCGAACCACGGGCGTCGATCACCAGGTAACTGTCGCTGGCCTTGTGCGCCCATGCGGAGAAGTGCGCGCAGAACAGGGCGATGAACAACAGCCGGCGGCAGCTCATCGCACTGCCCCGGATTGGCTCAGTTGGCGGGCGAGCTGGCGCAGGCCGGCGTCTTCGAAGCCGCTTGCCTGCAGCCAGTCGAGCACCGGCCGGGCGGCGTCGGCGTCGCCGGCGGCGCTAGCCGCCTCAAGCAGGATGCGGGCGTCGCGCGGCTCCCTCTGGACGCGGTAGTTTTCCGCGGCCAGCGCGACGGCCGTTTTGGCGTCGTTTTTCAGGCGCAAATAGAAACGGGCCTCTTCGGCGCGGTGGGTGGTGTCGCCGCGCCGCCGGGCGGCGGCGAAGCGGTCATCCAGCGCCTGGCGGTGGGCGGTGGCGGCTGGCAGCTTGAGCCGGGTCTCGGCCTCGGCCAGGCGCAGCAGCAGCCCATCCGAGGATTCCCAGGCGGCGAGCTGGTCGACAACTGCGGCCGGACGGTTGCGGTCGAGCAGAAAGTCGCACCACGCGGCGAGCAGGTAGCCGTCGTCGCGGCCGATGGCCAGTGCCTGCCGATAGTGCCCCTCGGCCGTGGCGAACTGCCCCTGCCAGGCGGCGACTTCGCCGAGCCGGGTGTGCAGCCACAGGCGATGGTCGTCGTCGCTGCTGGCGGCGAGTGCCTGCTGCAAGGTCCGGTAAGCCTGGTCCAGGTGGCCGGTGTAGGCCAGCGTCAAACCGGCGCAGCCGCCAAAGAGCACGGTGCGCCCAAGCCGCCGCAAGGCGGCGCACTCCTTTTCGGCCGCCGTGTAGTCGGCCTGGACCAGATAGATCGCTCCCCGCCAGGCATGCGCGCCGGCCAGATCGGCATCCTGTTCCTGGGCCGCAGCATAGTCGGCGAGGGCGCCGGAAAAGTCGTGGCGGTACTGGCGTAGCGTGCCGCGCACCATCAGCACCGGTGCCGACAAGGGGGCGAAAATCCGCCGATGATGGCGTCGGCATAGCCGATATAGCGCGGGTCGCCGCGCGCCATCGCCAGGTCGAAATACTTCTGCGCCAGCGCGACGGCTGCTGCCTGGTCGCTCGGCCTGGCGGCCACTGCGGTGCGTAGCGCGGCCAGTTCGCGGGCGGTGGCGTCGGCCGCCCGAAACGGCAGGCGCTCGATGACCGTCGCATCATATTCCGGGGTGTAGGGAGCGGCCCGGACTTGCGGTGCCAGGGCGCAGAGCATTCCCAGCAAGATGTACCGGCAGACCAACATCAAGCTAGTAATTTGCCTGCTTTTCATATATCCATAACATGGTGGCGCGGTAATTATTACCGTTGAATCCACTCATTTAATCCCAGGAGACAATCATGAACAAGTTACTTTCCGCATTGGTCGTTGCAGCCATGGCAACCACATCCGTCGGTGCTTTTGCTGGGTCTCACGGTGGCGCCATGTCCGATAAGGACAAGGCAGACAAGATGGCGGCCTGCAAGAAGATGGACCCCAAGGCCGATGAAAAAATGAAGGCCGAGTGCAAGAAAATGATGGATGAAAAGCCGATGCCGATGATGGATGACAAGAAGAAATAAGGGCTGACTTCCTTCCCAAAAAGCGGACCCGGCGGTCCGCTTTTTTGTTGCCAACACCGGGCAATAGTGCTGGAACGATAGTTGCTGAGGAAGTCAGCATCATCGGCAACCGAGACGCCTCGCCAATAACCGGGCGTCCCCCAGCGTACTTGCAAGCATCCGGCAAAAATCAGACGACCAGCGCGCTCCAGAACGCCATCGTGCAGGGCTGCCTGGAGGCAGTGATCGCCGCCCTCGACGCCGGGGCGGATATCGAGGCACCCGATATCCAGGGCTTTGGCGGGCTTCCATTGCGCAGCGCATGTTTTCACGGACACATCCCGATCGTGGTCGAGCTGTTGAAACGCGGCGCCGATATTCATGCACTCAATTACGAAGGCATTGGGGCGCCGGTGCGCACGGCAGTGCGCGGCGGACAGCCGGAAACCGTGCGCCTGCTACTCGAGCACGGTGCCGATCTGCCGCTGGGAGTCAGCCTTGGCCTGAGCCATGAAGAAGTATTCAAGGCCCAACTGGTCGCCGCGATCTGCCAGCAAAGCCGTCTGGACGAGTCTTCCCGCCCGGCGGATTCCCAGCCTGACCATCAGATCAAGGAATTTTTCGTCTCCCAGGAAGAACTCGATCGCCTGTTCGGCAAACGGGAAAAATCTGTCAGAGCCTAATCGGCAAGCCGGCCGGTTTTATTCCAAAGTCCTGGAAAATGGGGTGTCCGATTCTCTATAAAGAGATTTTTTCCGGTCTTCGTCATAATGCTGGCGGGTCGGCAAACCTTGCCTCGAGATGCCCAGTTTTCACCGCGACGCCATGACCAATATTCTGATCGTCTATTCCACAACCGACGGCCACACCCTGGCCATCTGCCGAGTACTCGAGCAGGTGGTCGAGCGCCATGGCCTGGCGGTGACGCTGGCCGAGATCGGCGATGCGGAACGGCTCGACCTGGCCGCTTTCGACAAGATCGTGATCGGCGCCAGCATCCGTTATGGTCGGCACAGCCAGCAGGTCTTGGATTTCGTCGGCCGCCACCAGGCGATGCTCGATGCCCGGCCGAACGCCTTCTTCTCGGTCAACATCGTCGCCCGCAAGCCAGAGAAGAATCGGCCGGAAACCAACCCCTACCTGCTCAAGTTTCTCCGCCAAATATCCTGGCATCCACGCCAACTGGCGGTTTTCGCCGGCAAACTGGACTATCCGCGCTATCGCTTCGTCGATCGCCTGATGATCCGTTTCATCATGCTGCTCACCCACGGCCCGACGGACCCGCGCACCGTCGTCGAGTTCACCGACTGGCAGGCGGTGGAAGCCTTCGGCCACACCCTCGCCGAGATGTAGCGGGCAGTGCCGCTGCGCGCCGGTGGGTTAGGCGACGCTGGCGGCGAGTTCGACGGATAGGCCGTCGGCCAGGGCGAGCAGATCGGCGGCCTGAGCTTCGCAGGCCGCGCGGGTGGCCTCATCGAGCGCCTTCAACCAGCGCCGGGGAATGGCGTCCTTGCCGTAGCGCGCGCCGGCCAGCATGCCGACGATGGCGCCGGTGGTGTCGGCGTCGCCGCCGCGATTGACGGTATCGATCAGGCATTCCTCGAATGACGTCGTGCCGAACAGTGCCTGGAAGACGGCCTGCATGGTATCGACGACGTAGCCGCTCGGGTTTTCGTGGCGTTTCCTGTCGTAGGCGAATACCGGAAAGCGGCGGACCAGGTCGTCGGCGCGTTCGCGTTGCACCTCTTCCGCTGCGCGGCCGGCCATGAAATCCTGGACCATCAGGATCAGAGTTTCGCAGGCCGCGTCGGAGACTTCATTGTGATGGGTGACGTGTGACTGGGCGCGGCTGGCGGCAATGGTTCGTTCCTC
This genomic window contains:
- a CDS encoding DUF2721 domain-containing protein; the encoded protein is METHLTDIAHVIQLSVAPVFLLTAISTLIGGMNTRLGRIIDRRRVVTEMHANSEMAIADSLELLLLARRRHLIYLAILFAVIAALLVCFVVAGAFIGALMAADLTRLVAALFILAMGSMIAALSLFLREIYLAVSAGSR
- the gcvA gene encoding transcriptional regulator GcvA; translation: MAYRLPPLSTFRTFEAAARHLSFRKAADELHVTPAAVSQQIKSLETYLGFSLFQRLPKALQLTDEGLAMYPKVRDGMDSFAAAIESTRRSASLALNVTAPPSFATRWLVPRLARFSLAHAEVAIRISSNPENIDGPQTALEMTVEASDPRHEASEVAIRFGTGNYPGYQVEKILTPDYVLVCSPRLLDGEAPLRTPDDLIDQILIHDESIPDPEQRPSWHEWFKLAGVSGVDIERGPRFSNSILAQEAAVEGQGVALALRPQVEAEVTAGRLLIPFATTLPSAYAYYLVIPQAIAERPVVSAFKNWLQAEADSYA
- a CDS encoding HupE/UreJ family protein; the encoded protein is MSCRRLLFIALFCAHFSAWAHKASDSYLVIDARGSEVIAQWDIALRDIDFAIGLDGDGNGEITWGELRTRQANVAAWALSRLEVQRGGPCPLKLTALQVDTHTDGGYAVLHLAGACPASAGDLQLGYRLLFDLDGLHRGLLRLTVDGTTHSAVLSPTSGTLRFGPDAVSRLTQFRQYLVEGIWHIWIGFDHILFLLALLLPAVLVHTKEGWRGVARFGAAWREVLWVVTSFTAAHSITLSLAALGVLALPSRLVESAIALSVVLAAANNLYPVVAHRRWVVAFGFGLIHGFGFASVLSELGLPADSLVLSLVGFNLGVEVGQLAIVAGFLPLAFVLRHSAFYRRGVFVWGSLFTVLVAALWLIERAFDLKLLSR
- a CDS encoding tetratricopeptide repeat protein — encoded protein: MSAPVLMVRGTLRQYRHDFSGALADYAAAQEQDADLAGAHAWRGAIYLVQADYTAAEKECAALRRLGRTVLFGGCAGLTLAYTGHLDQAYRTLQQALAASSDDDHRLWLHTRLGEVAAWQGQFATAEGHYRQALAIGRDDGYLLAAWCDFLLDRNRPAAVVDQLAAWESSDGLLLRLAEAETRLKLPAATAHRQALDDRFAAARRRGDTTHRAEEARFYLRLKNDAKTAVALAAENYRVQREPRDARILLEAASAAGDADAARPVLDWLQASGFEDAGLRQLARQLSQSGAVR
- a CDS encoding ankyrin repeat domain-containing protein produces the protein MQASGKNQTTSALQNAIVQGCLEAVIAALDAGADIEAPDIQGFGGLPLRSACFHGHIPIVVELLKRGADIHALNYEGIGAPVRTAVRGGQPETVRLLLEHGADLPLGVSLGLSHEEVFKAQLVAAICQQSRLDESSRPADSQPDHQIKEFFVSQEELDRLFGKREKSVRA
- the hemG gene encoding menaquinone-dependent protoporphyrinogen IX dehydrogenase, with translation MTNILIVYSTTDGHTLAICRVLEQVVERHGLAVTLAEIGDAERLDLAAFDKIVIGASIRYGRHSQQVLDFVGRHQAMLDARPNAFFSVNIVARKPEKNRPETNPYLLKFLRQISWHPRQLAVFAGKLDYPRYRFVDRLMIRFIMLLTHGPTDPRTVVEFTDWQAVEAFGHTLAEM
- the draG gene encoding ADP-ribosyl-[dinitrogen reductase] hydrolase, producing the protein MFWSGELIARNAPVRRRVAPPPWETPHIGRGIAAYLGLAIGDALGATVEFLTPNEIRHQHGVHREITGGGWLRLKAGKVTDDTTMALALGESIIASGGVDAKAAADAFNAWMRAKPVDIGNTVRRNLISYRRTGNPEAAPSEHDAGNGAAMRVLPVALACYGQPEERTIAASRAQSHVTHHNEVSDAACETLILMVQDFMAGRAAEEVQRERADDLVRRFPVFAYDRKRHENPSGYVVDTMQAVFQALFGTTSFEECLIDTVNRGGDADTTGAIVGMLAGARYGKDAIPRRWLKALDEATRAACEAQAADLLALADGLSVELAASVA